The following proteins are encoded in a genomic region of Neovison vison isolate M4711 chromosome 12, ASM_NN_V1, whole genome shotgun sequence:
- the KCNJ4 gene encoding inward rectifier potassium channel 4: MHGHSRNGQAHVPRRKRRNRFVKKNGQCNVYFANLSNKSQRYMADIFTTCVDTRWRYMLMIFSAAFLVSWLFFGLLFWCIAFFHGDLEAGPAAAAAAAAATATAAAGGGAPAAPPAPKPCIMHVNGFLGAFLFSVETQTTIGYGFRCVTEECPLAVIAVVVQSIVGCVIDSFMIGTIMAKMARPKKRAQTLLFSHHAVISVRDGKLCLMWRVGNLRKSHIVEAHVRAQLIKPYMTQEGEYLPLDQRDLNVGYDIGLDRIFLVSPIIIVHEIDEDSPLYGMGKEELESEDFEIVVILEGMVEATAMTTQARSSYLASEILWGHRFEPVVFEEKSHYKVDYSRFHKTYEVAGTPCCSARELQESKITVLPAPPPPPSAFCYENELALMSQEEEEMEEEAAAAAAVAAGLGLEAGSKEEAGIIRMLEFGSHLDLERIQATLPLDNISYRRESAI; this comes from the coding sequence ATGCACGGGCACAGCCGCAACGGGCAGGCCCACGTGCCCCGGCGGAAACGCCGCAACCGCTTCGTCAAGAAGAACGGCCAATGCAACGTCTACTTCGCCAACCTGAGCAACAAGTCGCAGCGCTACATGGCGGACATCTTCACCACCTGCGTGGACACGCGCTGGCGCTACATGCTCATGATCTTCTCCGCGGCCTTCCTCGTCTCCTGGCTCTTCTTCGGCCTCCTCTTCTGGTGTATTGCTTTCTTCCACGGCGACCTGGAGGCcggcccggcggcggcggcggccgcggcggcggccACGGCGACGGCGGCGGCCGGAGGGGGTGCCCCGGCGGCCCCGCCGGCCcccaagccctgcatcatgcaCGTGAACGGCTTCCTGGGCGCCTTCCTGTTCTCGGTGGAGACGCAGACGACCATCGGCTACGGGTTCCGCTGCGTGACGGAGGAGTGCCCGCTGGCGGTCATCGCCGTGGTGGTGCAGTCCATCGTGGGCTGCGTCATCGACTCCTTCATGATCGGCACCATCATGGCCAAGATGGCTCGGCCCAAGAAGCGGGCGCAGACGCTGCTGTTCAGCCACCACGCGGTCATCTCGGTGCGCGACGGCAAGCTCTGCCTCATGTGGCGCGTGGGCAACCTGCGTAAGAGCCACATCGTGGAGGCGCACGTGCGGGCCCAGCTCATCAAGCCCTACATGACCCAGGAGGGCGAGTACCTGCCGCTGGACCAGCGGGACCTCAACGTGGGCTACGACATCGGCCTGGACCGCATCTTCCTGGTGTCGCCCATCATCATCGTCCACGAGATCGACGAGGACAGCCCGCTCTACGGCATGGGCAAGGAGGAGCTGGAGTCGGAGGACTTCGAGATCGTGGTCATCCTCGAGGGCATGGTGGAGGCCACTGCCATGACCACCCAGGCCCGCAGCTCCTACCTGGCCAGCGAGATCCTGTGGGGCCACCGCTTCGAGCCCGTGGTCTTCGAGGAGAAGAGCCACTACAAGGTGGACTACTCGCGCTTCCACAAGACCTACGAGGTGGCCGGCACGCCCTGCTGCTCGGCCCGGGAGCTGCAGGAGAGCAAGATCACCGTGctgcccgccccgccgcccccgcccagTGCCTTCTGCTACGAGAACGAGCTGGCCCTCATGagccaggaggaagaggagatggaggaggaggcggcggccgcTGCTGCCGTGGCCGCGGGCCTGGGCCTGGAGGCGGGCTCCAAGGAGGAGGCGGGCATCATCCGAATGCTGGAGTTCGGCAGCCACCTGGATCTGGAGCGCATCCAAGCCACCCTCCCGCTGGACAACATCTCCTACCGCAGGGAGTCCGCCATCTGA